From the genome of Agromyces intestinalis:
GCCGGGCACGCCGCCGAAGCGCTCGAGTGCCTCGGCGGCAATGGGTACACCGAGGCCTGGCCGCTCGCGCGGCGCTACCGCGAGCAGCCGCTGCTCGCGATCTGGGAGGGATCGGGCAACGTCATCGCGCTCGACGTGCTGCGTGTGCTCGCGCGGGAGCCGCAGGCCTTCGAGGCGTTCTTCGAGGTCGTCGGCCGGGCGACCGGGTCGGATGCCGCGTTCGACATCGCCCTCGCGCGCGCCGAAGCCCTCGCCCGCGAGACCGCCCGCGATCTCGCCGACCCGGGGGCCGGGGCATCCGTCGCGGCCCTCCGCGCCCGCGAGCTCACCGAGCGGCTCGCCCTCGTGCTGCAGGGCGCGCTCGTCATCGAGCATGCGCCGGCCGCCGTGGCCGACGCGTTCTGCGCGACCCGGCTCGGCGGGCGGGGCGGGCTCCAGTACGGAATGCTGCCCGCAGACGCCGACCTCGCGGGAATCCTCGACCGAGCCTGAACGCCGCGCGCGAGGGGTCCCGGATCTCCGTCGCCCGGGGGGACGGAGCCCGACCGGGCCGCATGCGCGCTGATCACCTTTCGTCGCGAAGCGGCACACGCCGCGTTCATCGGGCGTTCAGCATCGCATGTTCGGCTAATCTGCACGCGCAGACGCCCGAAGATGCGCGATTCGAACGATGGGATGCCCCAGTGACGATCCGGACGGCCGAGTACCCCCGGCCGAACCACTTCCTGCTCCACATCTCCGACACCCACCTGCTTGCGGGCGGCGGTCGGCTCTACGACCGGGTCGCCAGCGAACGGCACCTGCGCCAGGTGTTCGACGAGTTCGAGGCATCCGGCGGCCGACCCGACGCGATCGTCTTCACCGGCGATCTCGCCGATCGCGGCGAACCCGATGCCTACCGGCGGCTGCGCCGCGTGGTCGAGCCCGTCGCCGAGCGGCTCGGCGCCCAGGTCATCTGGGTGATGGGCAACCACGACGACCGCGGCGCGTTCCGCGAGCATCTCTTCGACCAGCCCGCCGGCTCCACCCGACCGGTCGACCGGGTCGACGACGTGAACGGCCTTCGCATCATCACGCTGGACTCCACCGTGCCCGGCCATCATCACGGCGAGGTCACCGGCGAGCAGCTCGACTGGCTCGCCGAGGAACTCGCGACGGATGCCCCGCACGGCACCATCCTCGCGATGCACCACCCGCCCGTGCCGAGCGTGCTCGACCTCGCGGTATCGGTCGAGCTGCGCGACCAAGGGGGGCTCGCCGAGGTGCTCGAGGGCAGCGACGTGCGCTCGATCATCGCCGGTCACCTGCACTACTCGTCGACCGCGACGTTCGCGGGCATCCCCGTGTCGGTCGCCTCGGCGACCTGCTACACGCAGGATCTGAACGTGCCGGTCGGCGGCACCAGGGGCCGCGACGGCGCCCGCGCGTTCAACCTCGTGCACGTGTACCCGACGACGGTGCTGCACTCGGTCGTGCCGCTCGGCACCTTCCCGGCGCTCGACTGGATCGACGCGCCCGAGAGCGGCCGCCGGCTCGAGGAGGCCGGCATCCGCATCGGCGACCGGGTGGACTCGCCCGCCCGCATCGACGAGTTCGACGCGTTCCTCGCCCGTTCGGGCCCGTTCACCGAGCCCATCCGGCTCCCCTGACCACGCTGGTCGAGGAGCGCTCGATCGTCGCGACTCGACCGGCAGCGGCGATCGGGCGGGTGGGTCAGCCGCCGACGGACCGCGCGAGGGATGCCACGTCGCGCGCCGCGGCATCCGTCGCTTCCTTCTCCCACGGCGCCGGGAACGGGAAGTACCGGTCGAGGAACTCGGTGACCGCGGCCGTGCGCTCGCCGACCGAGATCTCGGGCTTCGACCCGTCGTTCAGGCAGAACATGTCCTGA
Proteins encoded in this window:
- a CDS encoding phosphodiesterase, producing MTIRTAEYPRPNHFLLHISDTHLLAGGGRLYDRVASERHLRQVFDEFEASGGRPDAIVFTGDLADRGEPDAYRRLRRVVEPVAERLGAQVIWVMGNHDDRGAFREHLFDQPAGSTRPVDRVDDVNGLRIITLDSTVPGHHHGEVTGEQLDWLAEELATDAPHGTILAMHHPPVPSVLDLAVSVELRDQGGLAEVLEGSDVRSIIAGHLHYSSTATFAGIPVSVASATCYTQDLNVPVGGTRGRDGARAFNLVHVYPTTVLHSVVPLGTFPALDWIDAPESGRRLEEAGIRIGDRVDSPARIDEFDAFLARSGPFTEPIRLP